The Leucobacter rhizosphaerae genome includes a region encoding these proteins:
- a CDS encoding HpcH/HpaI aldolase family protein, with translation MPIRLDLPPTLRERLDTADRPLIGLWACAGSPITAEIVAGSGCDWVLLDAEHSPNGLESVLAQLYAMSAYPVAPLVRPPSGDTVTIKQFLDLGAQNLLIPMVDSAAQAAEIVRAVRYPDGAGGGARGVGSALARSARWNRVEGYLGRAGGTISLTVQIESAAAVAEVEEILAVDGVDAIFVGPSDLAASMGYLGQQSHPEVVAGVLRAIRAATDAGKPVGVNAFVAADADRYIDAGASFVAVGADVAILARQTEALVDRFAARAAGQDPAAGAAAAASGSTPRASY, from the coding sequence ATGCCGATTCGTCTAGACCTGCCCCCCACGCTCCGCGAGCGCCTCGACACCGCGGACCGCCCGCTGATCGGCCTGTGGGCGTGCGCCGGCAGCCCGATCACCGCGGAGATCGTCGCGGGCAGCGGCTGCGACTGGGTGCTGCTCGACGCCGAGCACTCCCCCAACGGCCTCGAATCGGTGCTGGCGCAGCTCTACGCGATGTCGGCGTATCCCGTCGCTCCGCTCGTGCGTCCGCCGTCCGGCGACACCGTGACCATCAAGCAGTTCCTCGACCTCGGCGCGCAGAACCTGCTCATCCCGATGGTGGACTCGGCCGCGCAGGCCGCGGAGATCGTGCGGGCGGTGCGCTACCCCGACGGCGCGGGCGGCGGCGCTCGCGGGGTCGGATCGGCGCTCGCCCGCTCCGCCCGCTGGAATCGGGTCGAGGGCTACCTCGGCCGCGCCGGGGGGACGATCAGCCTGACCGTGCAGATCGAGTCCGCGGCCGCGGTCGCCGAGGTCGAGGAGATCCTCGCGGTCGACGGCGTCGACGCGATCTTCGTGGGCCCCTCGGACCTCGCGGCGTCCATGGGATACCTGGGTCAGCAGAGCCACCCCGAGGTCGTGGCGGGCGTGCTGCGCGCGATCCGCGCGGCGACCGATGCGGGGAAGCCCGTCGGGGTGAACGCGTTCGTGGCGGCCGACGCGGATCGCTACATCGACGCCGGTGCGAGCTTCGTCGCCGTGGGCGCGGATGTCGCGATCCTCGCCCGTCAGACCGAGGCGCTCGTCGATCGCTTCGCGGCGCGGGCGGCGGGCCAGGATCCCGCAGCGGGTGCGGCTGCTGCCGCATCCGGATCCACCCCTCGAGCGAGCTACTAG